From a region of the Besnoitia besnoiti strain Bb-Ger1 chromosome I, whole genome shotgun sequence genome:
- a CDS encoding hypothetical protein (encoded by transcript BESB_000110) has product MFVSGQAAPPSASGPPQRMWNDPTHAALALLAQNPNLYSAAAAYVVRPIVSTAIHGASNAVRGAVNRVSNALGAAAAASAMTTPYGYYGDPSLSVAGYPQAHPSYSGLPAGAYPVPNPPLSSGNDYYLSGMAQPYASPAAYTFVHGGQTGYPYPVYTAPSLLAEVANQTAGSVAGVAGMATNAVRSVAGIASQAAQTATQGLMTGLQTRPQIPWNEALSIAERFVVPSIEAIAKAAPAVAPRTPPPGTDDQNSKRLRRGDKGQDSQPDDPNAPPHGAVPEKRPRLYVSQAGNVPAVK; this is encoded by the exons ATGTTTGTATCAGGTCAAGCAGCTCCGCCGTCGGCATCAGGTCCGCCACAGCGAATGTGGAATGATCCTACCCATGCAGCATTGGCCCTCCTGGCTCAGAACCCTAACCTGTactcggccgccgcagcgtaTGTAGTTCGCCCCATCGTTTCGACAGCCATTCACGGAGCTAGCAATGCAGTCCGTGGCGCAGTTAACCGAGTCAGCAACGCCTtgggcgcggcagctgccgcctcagcaATGACCA CTCCTTACGGGTACTATGGCGACCCTTCACTATCTGTTGCCGGCTATCCACAAGCACACCCAAGTTACTCGGGGCTGCCAGCTGGGGCGTATCCCGTTCCTAATCCGCCACTTTCCAGCGGGAACGATTATTATCTCAGCGGTATGGCTCAGCCATACGCATCACCAGCTGCATACACCTTTGTGCATGGGGGACAAACAGGCTATCCTTACCCTGTGTACACAGCTCCATCCCTTCTTGCAGAGGTCGCGAACCAGACAGCTGGCAGCGTAGCAGGCGTCGCCGGTATGGCTACTAACGCGGTCCGATCTGTCGCTGGGATCGCCTCCCAGGCAGCGCAAACGGCCACTCAGGGACTCATGACCGGTCTTCAAACACGACCACAAATTCCGTGGAATGAGGCGCTCTCCATCGCAGAGCGTTTCGTTGTTCCTAGCATTGAAGCAATCGCAAAGGCAGCGCCAGCTGTGGCACCCAGAACACCTCCCCCAGGAACCGACGATCAAAATTCGAAGCGATTGCGACGGGGAGACAAGGGGCAGGATAGCCAGCCGGACGATCCGAACGCCCCTCCGCATGGAGCGGTACCAGAGAAACGACCTCGGTTATACGTGTCTCAAGCGGGGAACGTCCCCGCAGTCAAATAG
- a CDS encoding DEAD/DEAH box helicase domain-containing protein (encoded by transcript BESB_000100) produces MTTHPPWSSLCKICGGLRFLSSGCGGWSAAHGQLRTPPHRIESIACPASSPACGPPPRELATPSPGFFFSTFRAPVLAPLKRVSKKPTGDDGAAARDTLQGTRRARPLPSSLGPPHSSDSVAPFPSSATPSASNGLSRAADGDAFRACHAPSAEEASSEALSPEDTLLVDDIGSPSEGVGMQAGAEIKQAKSHGKNRRLRHVEDAGIEGTQGLLRPAVVHRLRALGVSSLFSVQRQVLSHVLQGSGDALVLSPTGTGKTLAFLIPLLQRIEEERWPRTEPVLVVAPTRELAEQIAFEAWRLRTSPSTEVSLVFGASSSALASASLPSSSAHRQREAEEAFLLRSGAHVVVGTPGRLRELLEKKHVLLHADRQKFVVLDEADKLLSRGLVDDVAAILRATQNPDRRLLAFSATFPKWLGDCLEGVTAQGAEAASLKKRHEAGQEGRSPSSSSPQRSLRVIDLCRSASSSFSGSSKAPAKGGPGAGGPHGSPAAADSPDAEGGAAASFSACQPNIAHLVCRLPRQDAKRIRALLFLLKARLLDPHPDLRGIVFCNSRQQASLLAHHPLLEPVAKPLHADMPQSQRSATLRAFARGDFPILIATDLAARGLDLPRVGLVVHYGVPQSSEVYVHRAGRTGRPKRLSEKRQKVQAGAGLGTPSDKMESEDSIQNDAWLGEGAEVEESSAEAPLEAAAADGGAFAWTATLGRQKNKQRTKPQQTDATADLEETSEASQGVSIQRGESILLLDRGQQQGSLLRKFEKTVQARFRELDAPEEDDMVQHSLREIESQLLSPQVQSLLPPFLPFASKHLATHGPRLLAAALVLLLQRQQRITWRSALSGRFNFTPLLFHDPFFQHFKRKEDLMSLLHQVLPPHLAPASNIGRIAYSRKGLLVDLPSGAARAVLASEEVKRRKIKVTFAATLPHVVGDELRARMERARRQRDPEKVMQELQKRIHNARSKRARMYAPPRRGKN; encoded by the exons ATGACGACTCATCCACCGtggtcttctctctgcaAAATATGCGGaggccttcgcttcctctcgaGTGGGTGCGGCGGCTGGAGTGCGGCTCACGGCCAGCTCCGCACTCCCCCCCATCGAATTGAGTCGATTGCATGCCcggcgtcgtctccggcctgcggcccgcccccccgcgaGCTTGCCACCCCGTCCCCtggcttctttttctccacCTTTCGGGCTCCCGTTCTGGCTCCGTTGAAGCGGGTGAGTAAAAAGCCGactggcgacgacggcgctgccgcgcgcgacacacTACAGGGGACGCGACGCGCCAGGCCCTTACCTTCGTCTCTCGGGCCTCCTCACTCTTCGGACTCTGTTGCTCCTTTCCCTTCCTCGGCGACTCCTTCCGCTTCAAACGGTCTCAGCCGGgcagccgacggcgacgcgttcCGCGCCTG CCACGCCCcctccgcagaggaagcgtcTTCCGAGGCTCTCTCACCAGAAGACACTCTCCTGGTGGACGACATAGGAAGCCCCAGCGAGGGCGTGGGCATGCAGGCCGGAGCGGAGATCAAGCAAGCGAAATCCCACGGGAAAAACAGGCGTCTGAGGCACGTGGAAGACGCAGGCATCGAGGGCACGCAAGGCTTACTTCGCCCCGCCGTGGTCCACAGACTGCGCGCCCTTGGAGTGTCGTCTCTCTTTTCAGTTCAGCGGCAGGTGCTCAGCCACGTCTTGCAGG gcagcggcgacgccctggTGTTGTCGCCGACCGGTACCGGCAAGACGTTGGCATTTCTGATTCCGCTGCTCCAGCGCATCGAGGAGGAGCGCTGGCCGCGGACTGAACCGGTTCTCGTTGTCGCGCCCACACGAGAACTCGCCGAGCAAATCGCCTTTGAGGCGTGGAG ACTCCGAACGTCGCCCTCGACGGAGGTTTCGCTCGTCTTTGGCGCATCGTCGTCAGCGcttgcctccgcgtccttgccgtcgtcctccgcgcatCGCCAGcgggaggccgaggaggctTTCCTGCTTCGCTCGGGCGCGCACGTGGTGGTGGGGACTCCAgggaggctgcgcgagctccttGAAAAGAAGCACGTCTTGCTGCATGCGGACCGCCAGAAATTCGTTGTGCTCGATGAGGCGGACAAACTCCTCAGCCGCGGGCTCGTGGACGACGTGGCGGCAATCCTCCGCGCCACGCAGAACCCCGACagacgcctcctcgcgttcTCTGCGACGTTCCCCAAGTGGTTGGGCGACTGCCTGGAGGGGGTGACGGCGCAGGGGGCGGAAGCCGCgtcgctgaagaagaggcacgAGGCCGGTCAGGAAGGGaggtctccgtcgtcttcgtcacCGCAGAGAAGCCTGCGCGTCATCGACTTGTGTCgatccgcctcttcttcgttctccgGTTCTTCGAAGGCCCCAGCGAAGGGCGGGCCTGGCGCTGGCGGGCCCCACGGGtcccccgcggccgcagactcACCGGACgctgagggcggcgcggccgcaagcTTTTCTGCGTGTCAGCCGAATATCGCCCATCTCGTGTGCCGCCTACCGCGGCAAGATGCAAAGCGCATTCGCGCgctcctctttctgctcAAAGCGCGCCTCCTGGATCCCCACCCCGATCTCCGCGGCATCGTTTTCTGCAACTCGCGGCAGCAGgccagcctcctcgcgcacCATCCGCTACTGGAGCCAGTAGCCAAGCCCCTGCATGCGGACATGCCGCAGAGTCAACGCTCGGCTACGCTCAGGGCGTTCGCACGAG GTGATTTCCCGATTTTGATTGCAACGGATCTCGCAGCCAGAGGCCTTGACCTCCCCCGAGTGGGCCTTGTGGTTCACTACGGTGTCCCGCAGAGCTCcgaggtgtatgtacaccgtGCCGGCCGCACGGGTCGGCCCAAACGCCTTTCAGAGAAGCGGCAGAAGGTCCAGGCTGGCGCAGGACTTGGGACTCCCAGCGATAAGATGGAGAGTGAAGATTCAATACAGAACGATGCGTGGCTGGGGGAGGGCGCTGAAGTAGAGGagagcagcgcagaggcaccactcgaggcagcggcggcggatggcggcgccttcgcatgGACCGCGACCCTCGGGAGGCAGAAAAACAAACAGAGgacgaagccgcagcagacggaCGCAACTGCAGACCTGGAGGAAACGAGTGAAGCCAGCCAGGGTGTGTCCATACAGCGCGGCGAGTCGATTTTGCTCCTCGACAGAGGGCAGCAGCAAGGCTCGCTTCTCCGGAAGTTTGAGAAAACCGTCCAGGCGCGTTTTCGGGAACTCGATGCCCCCGAAGAGGACGATATGGTTCAGCATTCGCTGCGAGAGATTG AGTCTCAGCTTCTTTCGCCTCAGGTCCAGTCCCTTCTCCCTCCCTTCCTGCCGTTCGCGTCTAAGCATCTCGCCACGCATGGGCCAcgtctgctggcggcggctttggtgcttctgcttcagcggcagcagcgaatCACGTGGCGCTCGGCTCTGTCGGGGCGCTTCAATTTCACTCCGCTTCTCTTCCACGACCCGTTCTTCCAGCATTTTAAGCGGAAAGAAGACCTTATGTCTCTTCTGCATCAGGTTCTGCCGCCGCACCTGGCCCCCGCTTCGAATATCGGGCGCATCGCTTACTCGCGAAAAGGCCTGCTGGTCGATTTGCCGTCTGGGGCTGCCCGCGCCGTTTTGGCAAGTGAAGAAGTCAAAAGGAGGAAGATAAAGGTCACATTTGCAGCGACGCTCCCGCACGTTGTAGGCGACGAACTGCGCGCCAGAAtggagagagcgcggagacaACGAGACCCCGAAAAGGTCATGCAGGAGTTGCAGAAACGGATTCACAACGCGAGGTCCAAGCGAGCGAGAATGTACGCGCCACCTCGAAGAGGCAAAAATTAG